One part of the Planctomycetota bacterium genome encodes these proteins:
- a CDS encoding MTH1187 family thiamine-binding protein — MLLAEVSIWPMDQGQSVSPYVARVVRLIEASGLDHELGPLGTVIEGEVDEVFELIRQCHEELEADSDRIMCVIKTDFRRGRVGGIESKVRSVRDKLDRPDDAPETPAPPPPPGQPESWMRLVSDDGADQKS, encoded by the coding sequence ATGCTGCTCGCGGAAGTCTCGATCTGGCCAATGGACCAGGGCCAGAGCGTCTCGCCCTACGTCGCTCGCGTCGTCCGCCTGATCGAAGCCAGCGGCCTCGACCACGAGCTCGGCCCGCTCGGCACCGTCATCGAGGGCGAGGTCGACGAGGTCTTCGAGCTGATCCGCCAGTGCCACGAGGAGCTTGAGGCCGACAGCGATCGGATCATGTGCGTCATCAAAACCGACTTCCGCCGCGGCCGCGTCGGCGGCATCGAGTCGAAAGTCCGCAGCGTCCGAGACAAGCTGGACCGTCCCGACGACGCACCCGAAACGCCTGCACCTCCGCCACCCCCCGGCCAGCCCGAGTCCTGGATGCGACTTGTCAGCGACGATGGCGCCGATCAGAAGTCGTAG
- a CDS encoding ARMT1-like domain-containing protein, which yields MSEPFVLLRDPSTYVPCRLDLVADADVRKYWVDFFTSHIDTITGIGVTAQGDTDDAKHRASLVARDLRQKLRDFSDRPTDFGPVTLFTLDRWRDDALRRHGFDDAFVDQKRRENDKMLPLLEQVIAEIEASDDPVRLAIEGVFAGNIFDMGAKATAGQFKDSSPDFLQTRGKLKPRPWLFDDLDAFANKVNATPPKKTVFFADNAGSDFVLGVLPFVWLASTPGSTVVLAANEEPSLNDMTAAEIRELWPRLPSVVRDLPVEIVSTGTGDPLIDLSAVSQELNDAASGADLVVLEGMGRGVESNFDADLTCDRLNLAMLKDESIARSIGGELYDCVCRFVPAPDHC from the coding sequence ATGTCCGAACCCTTCGTCCTGCTACGCGACCCCTCGACGTACGTGCCGTGCCGGTTGGATCTGGTGGCCGATGCGGACGTTCGCAAGTACTGGGTCGACTTCTTCACGAGCCACATCGACACCATCACCGGCATCGGCGTGACCGCCCAGGGTGACACGGACGACGCGAAGCACCGAGCATCACTGGTCGCACGTGACCTTCGGCAAAAGCTGCGCGACTTTTCCGACAGGCCGACCGACTTCGGCCCCGTCACGCTCTTCACGCTCGACCGCTGGCGCGACGACGCGCTGCGACGCCACGGCTTCGACGATGCCTTCGTCGACCAGAAGCGACGCGAGAACGACAAGATGCTGCCGCTCTTGGAGCAGGTCATTGCGGAGATCGAGGCCAGCGACGACCCGGTCCGACTCGCCATCGAGGGCGTCTTTGCCGGCAACATCTTCGACATGGGTGCCAAGGCAACGGCGGGGCAGTTCAAGGACAGCTCGCCCGACTTCCTGCAGACCCGCGGCAAGCTCAAGCCGCGGCCGTGGCTCTTCGACGACCTCGACGCCTTCGCCAACAAGGTCAACGCGACGCCGCCGAAGAAGACGGTCTTCTTCGCGGACAACGCCGGCAGCGACTTTGTGCTGGGCGTCCTGCCGTTCGTCTGGCTCGCCAGCACGCCAGGCAGCACCGTCGTCCTCGCCGCCAACGAGGAGCCGAGCCTGAACGACATGACAGCTGCGGAGATTCGTGAGCTCTGGCCGCGCCTGCCGAGCGTCGTCCGCGACTTGCCTGTCGAGATCGTCTCGACAGGCACGGGCGACCCATTGATCGACCTGTCTGCCGTCAGCCAAGAGCTCAACGATGCGGCGAGCGGTGCGGACCTCGTCGTGCTCGAAGGCATGGGCCGCGGCGTCGAGAGCAACTTCGACGCGGACCTCACGTGCGATCGGCTTAATCTCGCAATGCTCAAGGACGAATCGATCGCCCGCTCCATCGGCGGCGAGTTGTACGACTGCGTTTGCCGCTTCGTCCCGGCACCGGACCACTGCTGA
- the pyrE gene encoding orotate phosphoribosyltransferase, with product MNRDQLIDAIKRTSVLHGSFTLRSGRTSSYYVDKYKFATKPDILREVGILMAAQAIETEADVIAGAELGGVPLAASASLAGDKPYVLIRNSKKDYGTSKQLEGDLEEGNRVLLVEDVLTTGGQVLEAAKVLKDAGAIVTRIVAVIDRLEGARENIEAAGFEMKSLVTTKDLGVSVDASS from the coding sequence GTGAATCGGGATCAGCTCATCGACGCGATCAAACGCACCAGCGTCCTGCACGGCAGCTTCACCCTGCGCAGCGGTCGGACCAGCAGCTACTACGTCGACAAGTACAAGTTTGCGACCAAGCCCGACATCCTGCGCGAGGTCGGCATCCTCATGGCGGCGCAGGCGATCGAGACGGAGGCCGACGTCATCGCCGGGGCGGAGTTGGGCGGCGTGCCGCTGGCGGCCAGTGCATCGCTCGCAGGCGACAAGCCGTACGTCCTCATCCGCAACAGCAAGAAGGACTACGGCACGAGCAAGCAGCTCGAAGGCGACCTCGAAGAAGGCAACCGCGTCCTGCTTGTCGAAGACGTTCTCACCACTGGCGGCCAAGTGCTTGAGGCGGCCAAGGTCCTCAAGGACGCCGGAGCGATTGTCACGCGGATCGTGGCCGTCATCGACCGGCTCGAGGGCGCTCGCGAGAACATCGAGGCGGCCGGGTTCGAGATGAAGAGCCTCGTCACGACCAAGGACCTCGGCGTCAGCGTCGACGCCTCGTCGTGA